A single region of the Chelonia mydas isolate rCheMyd1 chromosome 4, rCheMyd1.pri.v2, whole genome shotgun sequence genome encodes:
- the LOC119565987 gene encoding growth-regulated alpha protein isoform X2: MSRPRSFALGRPLLLLLLLASCAALCRGAPMAGELRCQCVQTVSAVISPKRIALVELIPEGPHCGVPEVIATTKQGKKICLEPSAPWVKLIVTKILSSKSNKL, translated from the exons ATGAGCCGCCCCCGGAGCTTCGCCCTCGGccgccccctgctgctgctgctgctcctggcgtCCTGCGCCGCGCTCTGCCGGG GGGCCCCCATGGCCGGCGAGCTGCGGTGCCAGTGCGTGCAGACCGTGTCCGCGGTGATCTCCCCGAAGCGCATCGCCCTCGTGGAGCTGATCCCCGAGGGGCCCCACTGCGGGGTGCCAGAAGTCAT AGCCACCACGAAGCAAGGCAAGAAAATCTGTCTGGAGCCCAGCGCGCCCTGGGTCAAGCTGATCGTCACCAAGATCCTGAGCAG TAAATCTAACAAGCtgtga
- the LOC119565987 gene encoding growth-regulated alpha protein isoform X1, with product MSRPRSFALGRPLLLLLLLASCAALCRGAPMAGELRCQCVQTVSAVISPKRIALVELIPEGPHCGVPEVIATTKQGKKICLEPSAPWVKLIVTKILSRYLPWGCGSSCWASPSAPCPGSGERGRQTQAEAGLRVAGTRGEMGH from the exons ATGAGCCGCCCCCGGAGCTTCGCCCTCGGccgccccctgctgctgctgctgctcctggcgtCCTGCGCCGCGCTCTGCCGGG GGGCCCCCATGGCCGGCGAGCTGCGGTGCCAGTGCGTGCAGACCGTGTCCGCGGTGATCTCCCCGAAGCGCATCGCCCTCGTGGAGCTGATCCCCGAGGGGCCCCACTGCGGGGTGCCAGAAGTCAT AGCCACCACGAAGCAAGGCAAGAAAATCTGTCTGGAGCCCAGCGCGCCCTGGGTCAAGCTGATCGTCACCAAGATCCTGAGCAGGTACCTGCCCTGGGGGTGCGGCTCTTCGTGTTGGGCCAGCCCTAGTGCCCCTTGTCCCGGCTCAGGGGAGCGTGGGCGGCAGACTCAGGCTGAAGCAGGGCTCCGGGTTGCGGGGACAAGGGGCGAGATGGGCCACTGA
- the LOC119565987 gene encoding uncharacterized protein LOC119565987 isoform X4: protein MGARCPRAGRMRRVSGVGGWDPGVREPAGCGGCPGGWIGPKVWDEGCPGPPPCRVCVRRQELSLSPPPLTGAPMAGELRCQCVQTVSAVISPKRIALVELIPEGPHCGVPEVIATTKQGKKICLEPSAPWVKLIVTKILSRYLPWGCGSSCWASPSAPCPGSGERGRQTQAEAGLRVAGTRGEMGH, encoded by the exons ATGGGAGCCAG gtgtccgagAGCCGGCCGGATGCGCAGGGTGTCCGGGGTGGGTGgatgggacccaggtgtccgagAGCCGGCCGGATGCGGAGGGTGTCCGGGGGGATGGATCGGACCCAAGGTGTGGGACGAGGGATGTCCTGGGCCGCCCCCCTGCAGAGTATGTGTCCGCCGGCAGGAGCTGagtctttctccccctcccctgacagGGGCCCCCATGGCCGGCGAGCTGCGGTGCCAGTGCGTGCAGACCGTGTCCGCGGTGATCTCCCCGAAGCGCATCGCCCTCGTGGAGCTGATCCCCGAGGGGCCCCACTGCGGGGTGCCAGAAGTCAT AGCCACCACGAAGCAAGGCAAGAAAATCTGTCTGGAGCCCAGCGCGCCCTGGGTCAAGCTGATCGTCACCAAGATCCTGAGCAGGTACCTGCCCTGGGGGTGCGGCTCTTCGTGTTGGGCCAGCCCTAGTGCCCCTTGTCCCGGCTCAGGGGAGCGTGGGCGGCAGACTCAGGCTGAAGCAGGGCTCCGGGTTGCGGGGACAAGGGGCGAGATGGGCCACTGA
- the LOC119565987 gene encoding uncharacterized protein LOC119565987 isoform X3 has translation MGPRCPRAGRMRRVSGVGGWDPGVREPAGCGGCPGGWIGPKVWDEGCPGPPPCRVCVRRQELSLSPPPLTGAPMAGELRCQCVQTVSAVISPKRIALVELIPEGPHCGVPEVIATTKQGKKICLEPSAPWVKLIVTKILSRYLPWGCGSSCWASPSAPCPGSGERGRQTQAEAGLRVAGTRGEMGH, from the exons atgggacccaggtgtccgagAGCCGGCCGGATGCGCAGGGTGTCCGGGGTGGGTGgatgggacccaggtgtccgagAGCCGGCCGGATGCGGAGGGTGTCCGGGGGGATGGATCGGACCCAAGGTGTGGGACGAGGGATGTCCTGGGCCGCCCCCCTGCAGAGTATGTGTCCGCCGGCAGGAGCTGagtctttctccccctcccctgacagGGGCCCCCATGGCCGGCGAGCTGCGGTGCCAGTGCGTGCAGACCGTGTCCGCGGTGATCTCCCCGAAGCGCATCGCCCTCGTGGAGCTGATCCCCGAGGGGCCCCACTGCGGGGTGCCAGAAGTCAT AGCCACCACGAAGCAAGGCAAGAAAATCTGTCTGGAGCCCAGCGCGCCCTGGGTCAAGCTGATCGTCACCAAGATCCTGAGCAGGTACCTGCCCTGGGGGTGCGGCTCTTCGTGTTGGGCCAGCCCTAGTGCCCCTTGTCCCGGCTCAGGGGAGCGTGGGCGGCAGACTCAGGCTGAAGCAGGGCTCCGGGTTGCGGGGACAAGGGGCGAGATGGGCCACTGA
- the LOC119565987 gene encoding interleukin-8 isoform X5: MAGELRCQCVQTVSAVISPKRIALVELIPEGPHCGVPEVIATTKQGKKICLEPSAPWVKLIVTKILSRYLPWGCGSSCWASPSAPCPGSGERGRQTQAEAGLRVAGTRGEMGH; this comes from the exons ATGGCCGGCGAGCTGCGGTGCCAGTGCGTGCAGACCGTGTCCGCGGTGATCTCCCCGAAGCGCATCGCCCTCGTGGAGCTGATCCCCGAGGGGCCCCACTGCGGGGTGCCAGAAGTCAT AGCCACCACGAAGCAAGGCAAGAAAATCTGTCTGGAGCCCAGCGCGCCCTGGGTCAAGCTGATCGTCACCAAGATCCTGAGCAGGTACCTGCCCTGGGGGTGCGGCTCTTCGTGTTGGGCCAGCCCTAGTGCCCCTTGTCCCGGCTCAGGGGAGCGTGGGCGGCAGACTCAGGCTGAAGCAGGGCTCCGGGTTGCGGGGACAAGGGGCGAGATGGGCCACTGA